TCAATATTTGTATTGATAGAATTCGTATTACCCGATTCTTTAGAGGCGATATTCGAGACTGCTTTATCGGAATCTAAGGTATCATCGCCAAATAGGCTTTCAAAAGCTTCGTCCATATCAAAATCGTCTGTATTCTTATTCATATTTTCCTCAAAAAAGATGCGTTTTTTTCACCGCAGACCTACACTTGTAAATCTACTCTTTAATTTTGCATCGCGCTTACGGGTGCGCGAAAAACTATACCGACTAGGTGTCGGTGCCGTTGCGTTAGTGATTTAATGGAAGTTCATTTGCGACTCCTAGTTAAGCGTTTGTACTTCTATTCTTCTTATCTCCCGGCGAGCCTAAAACGCTACAAAGCCCTAATTTACTAGGGGCGTAAGCTGTTTCAGACCCTACACCGAAGAAAAAAGCACAATATCGATATGGAGTCTTAAAGATTGTGCTATGAATATATAAACAAAAATTCTTCTAGTCAAGTCCCTGAGTGAAAAAAATTATATATTCCCTACTATGGACACGGAAAAGAAAATAGCCCTGATTATCGACTGCGACAATGCCAAGGCGGACGCCATCTACGGCATTATGGAAGAACTCTCCAAGTTCGGGGAGACGAGCATTCGCAGGGCATACGGCAACTGGAAAGGGAGCAACCCTTGGGAAGAAGTCCTGCATCCGTTCGCAATTCAGCCGATACAGCAGTTCCCCTACACGAAGGGGAAGAACGCGACCGACCTCGCGATGACCATCGACGTGATGGAACTCCTGTTCACGGAGAGCATCGACATTTTCGCTATCGTGAGCAGTGATTCGGATTTCACTCCGCTTGCCATGAAACTCCGTGCCAAGTCGAAACAGGTAATCGGGTTCGGCGAAGAAAAGACGCCGCAGCCGTTCATCGACTCGTGTAATTCTTTTATCTATATCGACAAGTTCAAGAAGCCGACCGAATCGGACGAGGCGACAAACAACATTGAACCGCTTGACCGCAATAAGCTGCGCGGTAATGCGAAAATCATGAACGCCATTCGCAAGGCAATC
This genomic window from uncultured Fibrobacter sp. contains:
- a CDS encoding NYN domain-containing protein, which produces MDTEKKIALIIDCDNAKADAIYGIMEELSKFGETSIRRAYGNWKGSNPWEEVLHPFAIQPIQQFPYTKGKNATDLAMTIDVMELLFTESIDIFAIVSSDSDFTPLAMKLRAKSKQVIGFGEEKTPQPFIDSCNSFIYIDKFKKPTESDEATNNIEPLDRNKLRGNAKIMNAIRKAISEEADEAGWAIASKISQQINRQISLSPKNFGYAKWPALIHATEYFEEGKNSKGQQVFRIKKK